GGAGTGTAATCTCGAAGGCGAGCGAGGCCTATAACTTCCTGACTTCCCTTGGCCTAAAGTTCGAGGCGAGCGAGACCGAAGGTGGGCACTCCTTCCACAGGGTCTTCACGATAAAGAACGAGACGGGGAAGCACGTCACAAAGCTCCTCTATTTACGTGCCAAAGAGCTTGGCGTCCACTTCGTTAAAGGAAAGGCCGAGGAACTTGCGATAAAGAGGGGAAAGACCTACGGCGTTTTCGTTGAAGGGGAATTTCTGCCCTTTGACGCGACCGTTGTAGCTTCCGGGGGTTTCTCGGGCCTCTTCAAGTTCACGGCAGGAAGTGAAACTAACACAGGGCTCTTAATCGGCGACGCCATGATGAAGGGTGCCCCCTCGAGGGATTTAGAGTTCGTCCAGTTCCATCCCACTGGATACATAGGAAGGAACGGCGTCTTCCTAATCAGCGAGGCCGTTCGTGGGGCCGGAGCGAAGCTGATAACTGAGGATGGAGAGCGCTTCGTTAACGAGCTCTCGACGAGGGACATCGTGGCAAGGGCCATATACAGGCAGATGCAATTGGGGAAGAGGGTCTTCCTGGATGCCCGCTCGATAGAAAACTTCAAGAGACGCTTTCCACAGATATACGCCTTCCTGAGGAAGGACGGCCTCGACCCCTCAAAGGAGCTAATCCCGGTCTCGCCGATAGCCCATTACACGATGGGCGGAATAGCGGTTGACCTCTGGTACAGAACGGGAATTAAAAACCTCTACGCAATAGGAGAAGCGGCTTCCAACGGCTTCCACGGAGCGAACAGGCTGGCGAGCAACTCGCTCCTTGAGTGCATTGTTTCGGGCCTGGAGGTTGCCAGAACGATAGCTAGGGAAAAGCCGAGGTGCAGGGAAGTCAAGGAACCGACTTACCACGGCTATGAGCTCGGAGACGTTGACTCCCTCAGGGAGCTCCTCTGGAGCCACGCTGGAATCGTCAGGAGTGGTGGGGGCCTTAGAACAGGTCTGAAAAAACTTGAGGGAATCGAGGCCGACCCGAGGTTGAAGCTCCTCGCCCGGGGTGTTCTGGAGTGCGCCTTAGCGAGGGAGGAGAGCAGGGGAAGCCACTACCGTGAGGACTTTCCCGAGATGAGGAAGGCCTTCGAGAGACCGAGCTTCTTCAATGGGAGGTGCAAGCTTTGAACCGAGCGGTTTAAATACGTCCTAGTACAACATCCAACGGTGGGAGTATGCCAAGGGCTATCGAGGCAGTCTATGAAAATGGGGTAATAAAACCCCTGAAACCCCTTTCCCTGCCCTCGAAACGATTGATAGTTTACATAGAGGAGAAAAGGTTCTCGGAGCTTATAGACGAGCTTGAACTTGAGGCCAGGGAGGACATTGATGAGAGCATTGCCACGGTCAGGGGTAGGAACGATGAAAGTGGTTCTTGACACGAGTGTTATAGTAAAGGCTCTCCTACGACCGAGGCGGAGCCTTCCCCAAAAGGTTCTCGAACGTGAAAACAGGACTCATGAAAAAGCCAGGCTTGTGGTTCACCTATGTGATGACCACGAAGTCCTTCTCCCAAAGGCTTGCCTCGTGGAAGTGGCCAACGTTCTTAAGCGGAACGGTCATGGCGATGTTATACTCGACATTTTGGAATCCCTCTCACTCTCATACAACCTCGTACCGGAGGAAATGATATTCGAGGAGGCCATTAATGTTGCCTCAAAAACCGGTGCTTCCGGTTTGATTGTTACTTCATGGCTCTCGCCCTTGTGGAGGAGGCCCTCCTAATTACCGATGACGTAAAGATGGCTTTTCACGCAAGAAATCTGGGTATTAAGACCCTTCTCCTTAGGGAAGCCAGTGGGGAAGAGATTCAGGTTCTCCTTCAGGGATAAGCTTAACCAAAGGTGTCCAAAAACCCTTTTAATTCCCCTCTTCTACCCCCGCTGAAGAGGTGAGAGTATGGAAAAGGAGAAGCTAATAGCGGAAATTAAGAGACTTAAGGAGGAGCGCAACGCGATAATCATGGCCCACAACTACCAGTTGCCTGAGGTTCAAGATATAGCAGACTTTCTGGGGGACAGCCTCGAACTCGCGAGGAAAGCGGTCAACGTTGACGCCGATGTGATAGTCTTCGCCGGCGTTGACTTCATGGCCGAGACTGCCAAAATCCTGAACCCCGAAAAGACGGTCCTCCTTCCGACGAGAAGGGCGACCTGCGCCATGGCCAACATGCTCAGGCCAGAGCACATCATCGAGGCGAAGAAGAAGTACCCAGATGCTCCAGTGGTTCTCTACGTCAACAGCTCCGCCGAGACGAAGGCCTTAGCCGACGTAACCGTCACTTCCGCCAACGCCGTCAAAATAGTTGAAAAGCTTGATTCCGACGTGGTAATCTTCGGCCCGGACAAGAACCTCGCCTACTACGTGGCCAAGCAGACCGGGAAGAGAGTTATCCCAGTCCCCGAATACGGCCACTGCTACGTCCACAAAAAGTTCACCGTTGAGGACGTTGAACGCGCGAGGAAACTTTATCCAAACGCCAAGCTGATGGTCCACCCGGAATGCGAGCCGGAAGTGCAGGAGAAGGCTGATATAATCGTCTCCACGGGCGGGATGATAAGGCACGCCCCGGAGTGGAACGAGTGGGTCGTCTTCACCGAGAGGGAGATGGTCTACCGGCTGAGCAGGCTCTATCCGTCCATAAAGTTCCACCCCGCGAGGGAAGACGCGACCTGCATCGGGATGAAGGCGATAACGCTAAACCACATCTACGAGTCCCTCCGCGACATGAAGTACGCCATAGAGGTTCCGGGAGAGATAGCCGAAAAGGCCCGGAGAGCCATCGAGAGGATGCTTGAGATGAGCTGAGGTGTTAAGTCTGGAGTGAAAGGTTTTGGAGATTTTTGTTAAGTATGGAGGGAAAGTCATGGTTCCACTCTCATATCTCCTCAGGTTCATTGAGGAGGACGCCCCCTTTGGGGACATCACAAGCGAGATGGTTATCCCGGAAGGGGTGAGGGCGAAGGCAATTGTCATAGCTAAGCAAGAAGGTGTCATAGCGGGCGTTGAGGAAGCCAGAGCCCTCTTCGAACACTTCAGCGTTAAAGTTAAGACCCAAAAGCGCGACGGCGAGGAAGTTAAGAAGGGCGACGTCATCCTTGAGCTTGAGGGTGAAGCAAGGGCCATCCTGCTCGTTGAGAGGACAGCTTTGAACGTTATGGGCAGGATGAGTGGAATAGCAACGGAAGTCAGTAGGCTCGTTGAAAGGGTTAAAGCCATCAATCCGAAGGTCAAAATCGCGGGGACGAGGAAGACCCTCCTCAAACCAATAGACAAGAGGGCAATCCTCATAGGCGGTGGCGAGCCACACAGATTTTCTCTCAGCGACGCGATACTCATAAAGGACAACCACCTCGCCCTGGTTCCTCTGAAGGAAGCAGTAAGACGGGCAAAGGCATTCAGCGCTTACAAGGTCGTCGAGGTTGAGGTCGAGACCCTTGAGGATGCTCTTAAAGCCGCTAAAGCCGGGGCCGACGTGGTCATGCTCGACAACATGACGCCTGAAAAAATAGCTGAGACTATAGAAGCCTTAAGGCGTGAAGGCCTTCGCGAGAGGGTTAAAATCGAGGTCTCCGGCGGGATAACGCCCAAGAACATCGAAGAATACGCGAAGCTCGACATCGATGTCATAAGTCTGGGCTATCTGACGCACTCCGTCAGGAACTTTGACGTGAGCCTTGAAATCCTTGGTAGAGTTGAGTGAACTCCTTCGGTTTTTCATGACGTTCTTTGAACATTTTTTACGAAAACCCTGCATTGGTGGTGGCAAGGCTTATAATCCACTGAGACGTTCATCTAAATGAGGTGGTGAAGATGAACAAGTTGAAGGTTATCGAGGCAAAGGGGACGGAGAGGCTCAAGAGGGGTTTCGCCAAGATGGTCAAGGGTGGCGTGATTATGGACGTCACCAACGCCGAGCAGGCGAGGATTGCGGAAGAGGCCGGAGCCGTCTCGGTCATGGCTCTCCACCGCGTTCCGGCGGACATCAGGAAGGCCGGTGGCGTTGCCAGAATGGCCCCGATAGAGAAGATTCAGGAGATAATGGACGCTGTGACGATTCCGGTCATGGCGAAGGTGAGGATTGGTCACGTCGCCGAGGCGAGAATCCTCGAAGCTCTGGGCGTTGACATGATTGATGAGAGCGAAGTTCTAACCCCGTCCGACCCGTTCTTCCACATAGACAAGCGCGAGTTTAAGGTCCCCTTCGTCTGCGGTGCAAGGAACCTCGGTGAGGCAGTTAGGAGGATATGGGAAGGCTCAGCAATGATAAGGACCAAGGGCGAGGCCGGAACTGGAAACATAGTTGAAGCAGTTAGGCACGTCCGCCTCGTTGCCGAGGGAATAAGGCAGATACAGGCCATGACCGACGAGCAGGTCTACGGCGTTGCCGAGAAGTTCGCCGAGCCCTACCTGAGGCTTGCCCTCAACGTCAAGGAGATAGCTGGACTTCCAGTGAAGGTTCTCGAGAACGAGCCGATTTACGGCCACTACACCTACCGCGAGATAGTTGAAGGCCTTTACAAGGTTCTTCTGGAGATAAAGAAGCTTGGAAGACTTCCGGTTGTGAACTTCGCGGCCGGGGGTGTTGCAACCCCAGCAGATGCCGCTTTGATGATGCAGATGGGCATGGACGGTGTCTTCGTCGGTTCCGGAATCTTCAAGAGCTCCAACCCGGAGAAGATGGCGAGGGCAATAGTTGAGGCCGTAAACCACTGGGACGAGCCGGATGTTCTCGTCGAGATAAGCAGGGACATCGGCGAACCCATGCGCGGACAGGACATCGAGGAGCTTGAAGTCCGCCTCGAGGAGAGGGGCGTTTGAGCCCTTCCCCACTCTTTTGGGGGGATTGAAATGGTCAAGGTAGGCGTCATAGGCCTCCAAGGAGACGTCAGCGAGCACATCGAGGCAAGCAAACGGGCCTTAGAGAACCTCGGTGTCTCCGGGGAGGTAATCTGGCTCAGGAAACCAAACCAGCTGGAGGGAATCTCTGCAATCATAATCCCAGGTGGAGAAAGCACCACTATCTCGCGCCTGATGGTCAAGAACGGCCTCCTTGAGCCGGTCAAAAAGCTCGGCGAAGACGGCCTTCCAATAATGGGCACCTGCGCCGGCCTGATAATGCTCTCGAAGGAAGTAATCGGCGCAACCCCTGAGCAGAGGTTCCTTGAGCTCCTCGATGTCAAGGTGAACAGAAACGCCTACGGCAGGCAAGTAGACAGCTTCGAGGCACCTATAAAGCTGGCCTTCAGCGACGAGCCCTTCACGGGCGTCTTCATCCGCGCGCCAAGGATAGTCGAGCTTTTGAGTGATAAGGTAAAGCCGATAGCGTGGCTCGGCGAGAGGGTTGTTGGCGTTGAACAGGACAACATAATCGGCCTTGAGTTTCACCCGGAGCTAACCGATGACACGAGGGTTCACGAGTACTTTTTGAGGAAGGCCCTCTGATTGACAAATTTTTCTCAATTTTAGTCAGAAAACTTTTTAATTTTAACTTTCTCTTGCCAACAAGGTGATACCGTGAAAGCCGTCGTGTGCCCCTACTGTGGTTTTGGATGCAGGCTCCTCGTAGATGAGAAAACGATGAAGGTGAAGCCTTACCCCGGCGAGCCAAACAGGGGAAAGCTCTGCCCGAAAGGTCTACACTCAACTGAGTTCGTTCGCTCGGGCGGAAGGCTCAGGAGACCCCTTAAAAGGGTTGGCTCCGCGATGGTTCCGGTGAGCTGGGGTGTCGCGATAGAGGAGATATCCAACAAGCTCCTCGAAATTAGGGAGCTTTACGGGGCGGATGCGGTCTCATTTCTGGCGTCATCAAAAATCAGCAACGAGGAGAACTACCTCGTCCAGAAGATTGCGCGCCTCTTCGGGACGAACAACATAGACAACTGCGCTAGGCTTTGCCACGAGGCGAGCGTTCACGCTCTCAAACTTGCCGTTGGAACCGGAGCTCAAACGAACCCCTACGAGGATTTGGAGGCCTTTAACGCGATACTCATCTGGGGTTACAACCCTGCCGAGACGCATCCGGTTGTAATGGACTACATCCTGAGGGCGAAGAGAAACGGCGCGAAAATTATCGTCGTTGATGTCAGGGAAACGAGGACGATGGTCTTCGCCGACTACAAACTTGTAATCAGGCCTGGAACGGACATAACTCTCGCCAACGCGATTGCCAACGTCATCATCAGGGAGGAGCTCTACGACGAGGACTTCGTCCGTTCAAGAACGGATGGTTTTTCTGAGGTCAGGATGGGGGTTATGAAGTACAAGCCGGAATACGCGGAGAAGGTAACCGGTGTTTCTGCAGAGACGATACAGGAAGTCGCAAGGACATTTGCCCGGGCAGGTAGAGGGGCACTAATGTGGGGAATGGGCCTTACACAGCACGTTTCTGGGGTGGAAAACGTTCTGGCTGTGATAAACCTGGCCTTGCTCCTCGGGTACATCGGTGAAAGGGGCGGTCTCTACCCAATGCGCGGGCAGAACAACGTTCAGGGCGCGGCATACATGGGTGCCCTCAGCGAGTTTCTTCCCGGCTACATTCCTCTCACCGACGAGCGCTTCAGGAAGCGCGTTGCTTCGCTCTGGGGCGTTGAGGACCTTCCGACCGAGAGGGGCCTCTACTTAACGGAGCTCTGGGACGCGATAGAGAGGGGCGATGTAAGGGCCCTCTACATCGTCGGCGAGAATCCAGCGGTCAGCGAGGCCGACTTTATCCATGTGAGAAAGGCCCTAAGAAAGCTCGACCTCTTGGTTGTCCAGGACCTATTCATGACGAGGACAGCTCGCTACGCCCACTACGTTCTTCCGGCTTCGGCTTTCTGTGAGAAGAGCGGCAGTTACATGAACAGCGAGAGGAGAATCCAGTGGAGTCACAGGGTCTGCGAGCCCTACGGGGATTCCAAACCCGATTGGAAGATTCTGATGATGCTGGGAAAAGCACTCGGTTTGCCCGGCTTTGACTATTCGAGTATCGAGGAAATAACAGCGGAGTACTTCAGGCTCTTTCCGGAGCTTGAGGAGAGGAGCGTTGAAGAGCTCAAGAACTCGGACGGAATCTTCCTGCCCAGGAAGAGGCTCCACACGTGGGAGTTTGCCACTCCAGACGGAAAGGCGAGGCTCATAGCAGTTGAGCAGATAGAACCATGGGAGAGACCAGACAAAGAGTACCCCCTTGTTCTCACCACGGTGAGGAAGATAAGCCACTATAACACGGGCGAGATGACGCTGAGGAGCTCGTCGCTGGTCAGGCTCATGGGCGAGCCGAAGGCTTTAATCAACGAGAAAGACGCTAAAAAGCTCGGAATAAACGACGGTGACTGGGTGGAGATAGAGACGAGGCGCGGGAAGATAAGGATGCGCGCCAAGGTCGGTGGGGTTCCTGAAGGAGTTAT
Above is a genomic segment from Thermococcus sp. containing:
- a CDS encoding L-aspartate oxidase → MRVGIAGDGIAGLTSAIALAKRGFEVTVIGPGIRRSNSYLAQAGIAFPILEGDSVKAHVLDTLRAGKYINDEEVVWSVISKASEAYNFLTSLGLKFEASETEGGHSFHRVFTIKNETGKHVTKLLYLRAKELGVHFVKGKAEELAIKRGKTYGVFVEGEFLPFDATVVASGGFSGLFKFTAGSETNTGLLIGDAMMKGAPSRDLEFVQFHPTGYIGRNGVFLISEAVRGAGAKLITEDGERFVNELSTRDIVARAIYRQMQLGKRVFLDARSIENFKRRFPQIYAFLRKDGLDPSKELIPVSPIAHYTMGGIAVDLWYRTGIKNLYAIGEAASNGFHGANRLASNSLLECIVSGLEVARTIAREKPRCREVKEPTYHGYELGDVDSLRELLWSHAGIVRSGGGLRTGLKKLEGIEADPRLKLLARGVLECALAREESRGSHYREDFPEMRKAFERPSFFNGRCKL
- a CDS encoding antitoxin family protein, which gives rise to MPRAIEAVYENGVIKPLKPLSLPSKRLIVYIEEKRFSELIDELELEAREDIDESIATVRGRNDESGS
- the nadA gene encoding quinolinate synthase NadA, with amino-acid sequence MEKEKLIAEIKRLKEERNAIIMAHNYQLPEVQDIADFLGDSLELARKAVNVDADVIVFAGVDFMAETAKILNPEKTVLLPTRRATCAMANMLRPEHIIEAKKKYPDAPVVLYVNSSAETKALADVTVTSANAVKIVEKLDSDVVIFGPDKNLAYYVAKQTGKRVIPVPEYGHCYVHKKFTVEDVERARKLYPNAKLMVHPECEPEVQEKADIIVSTGGMIRHAPEWNEWVVFTEREMVYRLSRLYPSIKFHPAREDATCIGMKAITLNHIYESLRDMKYAIEVPGEIAEKARRAIERMLEMS
- the nadC gene encoding carboxylating nicotinate-nucleotide diphosphorylase, with the translated sequence MVPLSYLLRFIEEDAPFGDITSEMVIPEGVRAKAIVIAKQEGVIAGVEEARALFEHFSVKVKTQKRDGEEVKKGDVILELEGEARAILLVERTALNVMGRMSGIATEVSRLVERVKAINPKVKIAGTRKTLLKPIDKRAILIGGGEPHRFSLSDAILIKDNHLALVPLKEAVRRAKAFSAYKVVEVEVETLEDALKAAKAGADVVMLDNMTPEKIAETIEALRREGLRERVKIEVSGGITPKNIEEYAKLDIDVISLGYLTHSVRNFDVSLEILGRVE
- the pdxS gene encoding pyridoxal 5'-phosphate synthase lyase subunit PdxS — its product is MNKLKVIEAKGTERLKRGFAKMVKGGVIMDVTNAEQARIAEEAGAVSVMALHRVPADIRKAGGVARMAPIEKIQEIMDAVTIPVMAKVRIGHVAEARILEALGVDMIDESEVLTPSDPFFHIDKREFKVPFVCGARNLGEAVRRIWEGSAMIRTKGEAGTGNIVEAVRHVRLVAEGIRQIQAMTDEQVYGVAEKFAEPYLRLALNVKEIAGLPVKVLENEPIYGHYTYREIVEGLYKVLLEIKKLGRLPVVNFAAGGVATPADAALMMQMGMDGVFVGSGIFKSSNPEKMARAIVEAVNHWDEPDVLVEISRDIGEPMRGQDIEELEVRLEERGV
- the pdxT gene encoding pyridoxal 5'-phosphate synthase glutaminase subunit PdxT: MVKVGVIGLQGDVSEHIEASKRALENLGVSGEVIWLRKPNQLEGISAIIIPGGESTTISRLMVKNGLLEPVKKLGEDGLPIMGTCAGLIMLSKEVIGATPEQRFLELLDVKVNRNAYGRQVDSFEAPIKLAFSDEPFTGVFIRAPRIVELLSDKVKPIAWLGERVVGVEQDNIIGLEFHPELTDDTRVHEYFLRKAL
- the fdhF gene encoding formate dehydrogenase subunit alpha, which encodes MKAVVCPYCGFGCRLLVDEKTMKVKPYPGEPNRGKLCPKGLHSTEFVRSGGRLRRPLKRVGSAMVPVSWGVAIEEISNKLLEIRELYGADAVSFLASSKISNEENYLVQKIARLFGTNNIDNCARLCHEASVHALKLAVGTGAQTNPYEDLEAFNAILIWGYNPAETHPVVMDYILRAKRNGAKIIVVDVRETRTMVFADYKLVIRPGTDITLANAIANVIIREELYDEDFVRSRTDGFSEVRMGVMKYKPEYAEKVTGVSAETIQEVARTFARAGRGALMWGMGLTQHVSGVENVLAVINLALLLGYIGERGGLYPMRGQNNVQGAAYMGALSEFLPGYIPLTDERFRKRVASLWGVEDLPTERGLYLTELWDAIERGDVRALYIVGENPAVSEADFIHVRKALRKLDLLVVQDLFMTRTARYAHYVLPASAFCEKSGSYMNSERRIQWSHRVCEPYGDSKPDWKILMMLGKALGLPGFDYSSIEEITAEYFRLFPELEERSVEELKNSDGIFLPRKRLHTWEFATPDGKARLIAVEQIEPWERPDKEYPLVLTTVRKISHYNTGEMTLRSSSLVRLMGEPKALINEKDAKKLGINDGDWVEIETRRGKIRMRAKVGGVPEGVIAVPFHFKANKLTSPALNKAGTPEFKFSACRVKRFG